The following proteins are encoded in a genomic region of Streptomyces sp. NBC_01723:
- a CDS encoding endonuclease/exonuclease/phosphatase family protein, translating into MPLPDFPLLTGPRRRRGLVAVASVLALSALLVTLVPVLTARGTVRSLPAERVLTVASWNMCGVRRWNCAETGGAAAKRRAVERLVGEGADVVLLQEACEAEAESVRDALGDSWQLAFRPYTSRDRAGRSGTVRCDGRGQGAAGLALLSAHPLSSVRSVPSRQPVAGLGRGILCATVDKAGVRVCNAHLSLPGSDLAHPGREYRDDQLRALVAAVPRRRTVFGGDFNLNPPSVRNTSSWVWPDAVYRVYRECDQESAADRSGRPTHESGHKLDYLFTGLPRSGCTVRDTGVSDHRALLVRVDTG; encoded by the coding sequence ATGCCTCTGCCGGACTTCCCGCTCCTCACCGGCCCGCGCCGGCGTCGCGGCCTCGTCGCCGTGGCCTCGGTGCTCGCGCTGTCGGCGCTCCTGGTCACGCTGGTGCCGGTGCTGACCGCGAGGGGAACGGTGCGGTCCCTCCCGGCGGAGCGCGTCCTGACCGTGGCGTCCTGGAACATGTGCGGCGTGCGGCGGTGGAACTGCGCGGAGACCGGTGGTGCCGCCGCCAAGAGGCGGGCGGTGGAACGGCTCGTCGGCGAGGGTGCCGACGTGGTCCTGCTCCAGGAGGCCTGCGAAGCCGAGGCGGAGTCGGTCCGCGACGCCCTCGGCGATTCCTGGCAGCTCGCCTTCCGTCCCTACACCTCGCGCGACCGGGCCGGGCGTTCCGGCACGGTGCGGTGCGACGGGCGCGGGCAGGGCGCCGCCGGCCTCGCCCTGCTCTCGGCCCACCCGCTGTCCTCGGTGCGGTCGGTGCCCTCGCGCCAGCCGGTGGCCGGACTGGGGCGCGGCATCCTGTGCGCGACGGTCGACAAGGCCGGCGTCCGGGTGTGCAACGCCCACCTGAGCCTGCCCGGCAGCGACCTGGCGCATCCCGGCCGGGAGTACCGCGACGACCAGTTGCGGGCACTGGTCGCGGCGGTGCCGCGGCGGCGCACCGTGTTCGGCGGCGACTTCAACCTGAACCCGCCGAGCGTCCGCAACACGTCCAGCTGGGTGTGGCCCGACGCCGTCTACCGCGTCTACCGGGAGTGCGACCAGGAATCTGCCGCCGACCGCTCCGGGCGCCCGACGCACGAGTCCGGTCACAAACTGGACTATCTGTTCACCGGCCTGCCCAGATCCGGCTGCACGGTGCGCGACACCGGCGTCTCCGACCACCGCGCGCTGCTGGTCCGGGTGGACACCGGCTGA